A region of the Mus caroli chromosome 7, CAROLI_EIJ_v1.1, whole genome shotgun sequence genome:
AAGTTGGGTCTTTACAACCCCATCACTTCTACCAAAGCTCCACTTCTGAACACTGTACTGGGGGAACCCAGTCTTCAACCCGTGAGCCACAAGATGGGGGCACTACAATCTCCTAATATAACTAGGATCCAGTACGGATCAATACTCTTAACATGAAGGACATTCTCAAAACTCCAAACAGGAGCTCAGGAAGTGCTTGGGAGTTGGGGCTGCCCAGTGTTGACTTAGACAACTTATTTCTCAGAGAATAATCTACGGGCCAGGACAGagaccactcaggaggcagcaagCTCTCTAGTCAGAGTCTGTGCAGTATGGTTAACCAGAAAGTCAGAGGAGGGGAAACCACTCACAGAAGACCTCATGTTCGGGAGAGGGTTGCTGAACCAGCCAGGAGGATTTTGTCACTGGGATCAGAAGTGCCTCAATAGCAAGGACCTCAATACAGCTGGGAAGGGGCAGAGCTGAGCTTCCTCCAGACTATGTTACTGAAGGATCGCACACTCTAAGACAAGACAGACAGCAGTCTAGGCTGAAGGTAGTTGAGGAATCAGCCTCAGAATCAGGTAAGCCAGACTCATACCTTTTAAGAAATCCAATGACTACAAATATGGGGCCGGAGAATGCTATACTCCTAGTTAGGAGACCTGCTGGTTGGCTGTGAGATTATCCTGGAGTGGGCGGATGAAGGCAGCATCCACATGGGCGCTGGGAAATACTCTCAACACTTCACACCCAGCAcgcttttttcttttaagtccaATAAAACAGAACGCATTGTTAtgcaaagggtgtgtgtgtgtgtgtgtgtgaaacatttGGTTCAGACATGCAGCCTCACATGAATGTATGTGATGTGCAAGCACGATCAAGGTGCAGAATGAGCATCTCGCTGCAGTTGATCTAATGGGTTGGGAAAGCACAGAATAAGAGGCTTTGTAGGTGTCTTCAAAGTCTGATTCTAGGAACCAGGAgtgatgacacacacctgtaacaccagcacttgtgaagcagagggaggaggtgaTGCTCGGTCTCAGTTGCAaggtgagtttgagaccagcctctgATCCATAAGGCCCAGTCTCCAAAAGcagttaaaaaaagaacaaaaaaccaaaaacctaaaagcaacaacaacaaaggactCGTGCTTATTTTAGATATGAGTTCTAGTAAAACAGTAAATAAACCACAAGCAAAATTTAAAGATATTACCAGGTAATTCAAATTTTAACTTACCCCCTCAACAATGCTTTTTATACGCAATAGACCGCACCCCACCCCACATATGTGGTAaaccagacatacacactcaaGTGTGAAAAAGAGAAAGGTCCACATAGGAGCAATGTTCTATAGGAATTTTTACAGATCATCAACTCAAGGTAGGACTTTTGTGTTTCAATGTAGAGACATCtagtaataaaatttatttttaatacctaCACTATGGCAGATTAAGTAGTTTAAGATTGTGCGACACGTGTGGGCACAATTATGGGGTGACTGGACAGCCTTGGAGAGGAGAGccagctctctccctccacctctggaTTGCACAGGGGAAATTTTGGTCACCATGTCTACCTACAAAGCAGCCTTCACTCACTCAGCCATCCACCTACCCCACATATTTTTCTccagacaaggtcttactatggcCCTGGCCAAcatagaactcaccatgtagctcaggctagcctcaaactttgtgcaatcctctagcctctgcctccctccagagtgctgaagCATATCCCACACCAGCACTCCACTCCCCGCTTCTGACAAATACTTCTGAAACCTGTTCTTGGGAACAGGTGGCATGTGACTACTTGTGGATCCTCAGCCACTCCAACAGGATAGAATCCAGCCTCATCTGCCTACGTCATCCTCCAAACACTATACCCCAATTTAGGAACCCTCCAAGACCTCAGAAGAATGTGAGCAAGCATCTTAGAGTGAATACTAAGTACTTCTCTGTTATACAAGCCATTTCTCAAGAAGCATAAGGGATAACTTATGAACATATGTGCAACACATATGGAAATAAAGTCATTATTACTGCCCATGTACTTAGCCTAGCAAATAGACGTTTCATAAAAACGATACAAAGGTCTCTAAAAGGAACAGTGCCTACTGTCCTTATTCTGGGGACTTATTCCTCTAACGAAATCCAAGCTCATTACACACAGGACCTCAGGTACGGTTGCCACCTGTGCTATGGGGATTGCATGGGAAGGTCACAAGCACCAAAACTGGGCAGGTCACTTGACTTTCCCGCAAATGTCTAAGTTCAGAGTAAAACTTAAGCTAGTTTTTCCCCCCACCTGGTCTGTCCTCAGAATATAACAATTTGTGCTTGGCATGTAAAAGACCCTGAATAAAtactttccagttttatgaaCGCTAACTCAAGGTCAAGAGATTTCCTCACGCCTATAACACTCTGCGCTACTGGTGGTGTTTAGGGAAGGTTCTTCAGCTAACTTCCTGATCTCCTGGTGCCACATACTCTGCGGGACCAGGAGGCAAAGTCCTCCCCACACCCGACCCGACCCGACCCAGCCTTAAGGGCTACACAGGCATCGCCCCAGGGACACTTTCTACTTGGAAAGTCTTTTAGAGGTCATCGTCTCTCCCCTGCTGTCAAGGGCTCTGAAAACCCCAAGGTCACTTCTACCAGACCTTCGGGGTCTGCGCGTAGCTCAAGACACAACTCAAGCCCAACCAAGTTGGTCTGGCCGGTATATCTGCACCCCCACAGCGGCCACGTGCGTTTAACCGGAGCCACAAAGACTCCAGGCCGCGCGGGCCAGTGAAAAAGCAGGCAGGACCCTTTAAGTCTGAGCTCTTCATCCCCGAGGGCTGTTGCAATCTCGAGCGAATGCAACAATCCGGGAGCACAAGCCCGCACCCCAACCGTGGCTCGGGGCTCACCGGGTGCGCAGTGCCTGCCACGCGGCGTCGATGTCAGCGTAGAGATTCTTTTCGGAGGGCTTGCCGGAGCTCACACCATAGCCCGAGTAGTCGTAAGAGAAGATGTTGCAGTTGATGCGCGAGCCCAGGCCGATGTAGAAGCTACACATCTGGCCCAAGTCCACGGCGTTGCCGTGCGAGAAGAGCAGCGTGTAGCGGCTGGAGGGCGCGCAGCGCACGAACATGCAGCCCAGCCGGTTGTCGCGGGCCGTGCGCGAGAAGAAGACCTCGACGGCGTCCAGTTCGCGCTGCGAGTATTGCCAGTCGGCGCGCTCGCTCAGGTGCAGGCTGCACGCGCCGGGGCCCGCACCCTCCTCGGCCGGAGCGGGCTGCGCCGCCGGGGCGGGCGCGGGGGTCGCCGCGGGAGCGGGAGCGCGCTGCTCGGGCGCCAGCACCGTGTAGGTGGGTTCGGGCGGCAGGAAGGCCAGCTTGGCGGCGATGCGGCTCGGACAAGGAGGGCAGCAGAAGAGCCAGCACAGCTCGCCGAGTGAGAAGCCGTTCATCCTGGGGCCGGGCTCGGGCATCGGGGCGGCCTGGCGCCCGCCGCGGGCGGGAGGGAAGCGCAGAGAGCGCAGGGGGAGAGCGCCGAGAACTGGAGGCCGGCCGAGGAGGCGGAGAGGCCAGGGGCGGGGCCAGGCGGGCGCGGCGCGGCGAGCGGGGCGGGTCAGCGGCAGCCCCGCAGCCCCGGCGAGGTGCGGACGGCCGGGGCTCGCGCGCGGCACACAAAgcccgcggcggcggcggccatGGCCCGCTCCAGCGCGCCGCCCCGCCCCCGCACGCTACTGCCACTTCCGGGTTACCGCGCCGCGCGCCCCCACAGGCGGGCGGGGCTACCCATCGAAACGGAGGCCCCAGTCTGAAGCAGGACTCCCCGGGCTGGGCGGGGCTCACGCCTCTTGGGCGGGAGTTAGCGCATCTGGGCGGGGCTACTCGTTAGAACAAACTCCGGGGTCCGAAGCGAGCCTCTGGAGTCTGGGGCGGGGCTTAGCGCGATTGGGGCCGGGGTCTGAAGAGATTAGGGCGGTTGGGACTCTATCCTGGATTAAAAAAGTAGGTGTGCAGATACTTTAGACTTCAGTTCTCCAAAACCAGCTTTCTGTCCTGGTGGAGTTATTGGGAATTTATGTAAAAGATAATTATTGGGAAAGAGAATTGAGTACATTAAAAATGCCTTGCTTTCCTCTAatcaatgctatttttttttctcttttggttgtttgagacagtttagCCTacactggcttagaactcacatgCTTCTAGCCTCTACCATCACTTGCTGAGATTCAAGACTTCTTGAACAGCGCCTACCATAAATGCTCTGGTCCATCTCGTACGTGTTCCCGTGTTGCTGGCGGCTGTTGTGTATGTACAGCTACGCAGGTCTTTCTGTAATAACAATTACAGCAGAGCCTGTTGGTTTTACAACAAATGGTGTCAACACGGTCCTTTCTCATCCCCACCCCTTACATCACCCCCTGTGGTGCCAACTGGATACTCCATACTCCATATCTGTCCTTTTTGATGTTAGTTTCTCTAGAATTGTTTTGGCGCCAGACTTTTTAATCATGAAAGACATGTTACAACGATTTTAATCCACTATTGTCTTGGCTATAGGCTTTAAGTGGTTTTTCAAATATAACTCTCAGGGCTTCTGAAACCATGTGAACCCTGGTGTCCcgttggcagagcctctcctcTGGACTTTGGCACCAGGCTTTCCTTTCAGGGATAGGTCATTTTAGGCTACCTGCAATGAATACAACCAGAGCCCCAGTGGGCAGTCACCACTCCAGACCTCATAAATGTCCCAAGAAAGATtacaacattttttaaacaaaaagaattttgagCATCCTAATATAAATTGATTTACCAGTACCAACTTAAGTAGTAACCTTGTggactgagttttcttttttttcttttttttttttaagaaaaaaatttattaatCCCTTAAATATCTAAGTTAGAACCATAAACTACTAAGTTGATCCTAAGTACAGTGTAAAACAGATAAAAAGAATACATAATaggtagaaaaatatatttaaatatagtcaTGATGAGGAACACATTAACTGTAAATGTtccagttatttctttttttttaattaggtattttcctcatttacatttctaatactatccaaaaagtccccaatacactcccccccccactcccctacccacccactcccactttttggccctggcgttcccctgtactggggcatataaagtttgcaagtccaatgggcctctctttccagtgatggccgactaggccatcttttgatacatatgcagctagagtcaagagctctggggtactggttagttcataatgttgttccacctatagggtagcagatccctttagctccttgggtactttctctagctcctccattgggggccctgtgatccatccaatagctgactgtgagcatccacttctgtgtttgctaggccccgaccttgtctcacaagagacagctataggcGGTATCTTCACTGAATCCCTGAAAGCCTGCCCACAACGCCTCTCCCAAGTCTGTTTTAAAGTTAGATGGGTAAAACTGCTCTTCCCTAGCCAGGCTTTAGCGACTGGCCCCAAGTTTTTCCTAAAGACTCTGGGAGTTGTTTCATGTTAatattttgcctgtttgtttcctgTATTAAGTCAACGTGTGTCCTGCTTTTCAAGCAATACCTACTGGGTCAGTCGCCAGAACTACAAAAGATAGGACAATCTCTGCCATAGTCAGTCAAGACACTCTAAGAAGACCGAAAACAGTTTTGCATGTGAATTAAACAAACCACTAACTCAAAAATGGTGatggggatcagaagttcaaggtcattcccaACTTTATAGTGAGCTGACGCCAAACTGTgcaatgagaccatgtctcaattaaataagcaaacaaacaaatcagctATTTgtgaacatttaaatattattattattacatgtgtTTTGGGGGTGGGCATAGGTATGGAGTTAGCTTTCTTTCTCCATCATGTGGGTTtgggggatcaaacttgggtcatcagacTTGTTTCCCACGAGCCCTCTTGTAGCCTTAGGCAATGGTCTCAGGTCCCCACTTGGTGCTATTTCTGTGAGGAACGGAAGCTAGTGCATTTCACTCTAGTGCAGAGTGAAAATAGAGGACGCTGAGTACCGAACTGAAGTGAGAAGCATCTACTCTCCTCGTCTCAGTCAGTCTTCCTCCAGCACTGTTCCTCCCACCTGACAGAATGCACTAGCATGCAGTTCACGAGCAGACAGCTAATGATGCCTAAGTCCACATCTTTGTGCTGCCAATAGGAAGGATAGCAATCATATTCCACATGTTCTGGTGGCAGTCCTGATGGGAAACTTAAAGTTGGCTTAGTTTAGTCTCCTTTTGCAAAGGACTTGTACAATATGATTTTGTACATTACCAACAACTAAATAGACTAAATGTTTGGATCATTTTAAGAAGCTGTACAGAGGGAGGCTTCCTGTGAAAGTAAACTGATTTGTGTCTATCTGACTATTAAACTTAAACCCTTATGTTGTGTGCCATAAAGAGCAAGCCTTGCTCACCCATGCTATGCAGAGTTGAGGTTAGGCTTCGTGTGGCCCTCTAAGATGAGATGTGATGCCCAGGTCTGACAAACTCAGCCTCTCAGCACATCTGTCATGTAAAAGCTCCTCAGGAAATACGTTCTAGTGTTTGGATGCCAACTTCTCTGTACAACCATCTTTAGCTGTGAACATCCACACGTGAGACAGGATGCCTTGGCATTTGGGCTGAGGGAGTTTAACATCTACCTTGGAGAATAGCTGTGCCCTATTAGATACAAGGACCAGGGTTAACAGCTGTCCAACTTGACCTTAAGAACTCCTATGTGATTCTTACCATTCTAGCAGAGTAAGGTCTAACTTTGAATTCAGACCAGCAAATGTGTTTGTTGGGTCCTTAGCATTAGTCTAGTCAATTAATTGACCTGGGACATGTGAAGGGACAAAGTCATATCACAGCCAGTGTTAGGATTATCCCTGCTGTTGAAGTAACTCTTGCCCCACCCACCAGCTAGGGCTAATGAGCTAAACAACACACCATGGAGCTGAAGGCATCGACTTCAATCTTTGATACTGGCATTTACATGTTCGACATTGTCTTTCATATTAGTCTTCTAGGTGCTGAGTTACTGAAGATTGACTTGATTTGTAAAAGCAAGCCCATATTAATATGAAAAAGGTGATTTATGTATTATGACCAGAAGAGAAGGGTATAAAAggaacttttattcacctgatgtaatttGTTGTCTAGAGGCTTACTGCCTTTGTCTGCTAGGCCTAGTCCTAGAAGTCCTAGCCTccgtacaatctaatctagaccTAGAATGCTTTCTGCCTCTGAGACTTGATGTTGAACATGATCACCTTTTCCGagctctttctgatctctggctggctggttcaactcagctgttctggctcaaactacTGTCCTAGCTGACTGATCCAATCTCACTTCTCTCAGTTTCCCCTGAGTTGCTTTGCTTCGTCTCATATTAACTTTGGCTGTGTGTTCTaatctttcttctcattctctagcttctttctttcacctgtgtctaacaTGTTCGCACTCtataacctgtctctgtaaaactgtcccagtaaaactgcctccttcctttttctctctgtgctgctctctctTAAGTAAAGCTGGGCATATCTTCTTCTGCCCAATCTTTCTTTAATTCATCACCTTGTCTgctactcaattagacatcacttttcaAGCATGGGGTACTTTTTTCTGCAAACTACCACTATCTTCATTGttaaggattaaaggtatacactaagggctgagccacaccacaactagaaacagtttttttggggtttgttgttattgttttgttctgttttgtaactaacacaatctcagggttcaaaatgtgatcaaatatcctgcaacagaaaGTGAATATACATGCTTTAAAAATTTAGCCCTGGggcctagaaagatggctcagctatcAAGAGCATGTAcctctcttacagaggacctgagtagTCCAGTTTCCTCCACATATTCatgcaattaaaaatgaagataaaataaatcttaagagaagaaagggagaaaggaaggaagagagggagggagggagggagggagggaggaagagagagagagagagagagagagagagagaaagaaaggaaggaaggaaggaaggaaggaaggaaggaaggaaggaaggaaggaaggaaggaaggaagaaagaaaacctgggctggctcaggggttaagagcactgactgctcttccagagatcctgacttcaattaccagcaaccacatggttgctcacaaccatctgtaatggaatctgatgcccttttctggtatgtctgaagacagcaacagtgtatttacataaaacaaataaatctttaaaaagaaaaaaagaaaacctgtctcatcTGTCAGGATGGAAGCAGATACATtgtcatatttttcttcttactgACACCAGATCATCTGTATGAAGTCAGGGACTAGGAAACATGTCTATTTTGTCCATCATTGGTCTCCCTGTGACAAGCATAAAGTGTTTGAAAATGCTAGTTAAGTTGctaatgaatgaataatttgCTGAATCCCTCTATAGACCAAATCTGTTCCTCCCTGTATGGGCATTAATGTAAAGTGACCTTAAGGAAGATGAAAGCAACTCACATCCCTGCTAGCATCACACTTGATGGGCAGTGTCCATGTGCTCTGTGGCTTAGCTGTGCAGCTACCCCACCTTTCTTGAAGGCAAAGCCCAGATTTTGTCCTCAGTAACAAAGCTTACAGTCACCTAGCCTCCCTTGGTACAAGCAAGAGCACATTACATGATTCTGCCTAGTAGTAGAAAACATCCTGAGAAGCTTCCAGAAATGTACTCTTTCTTTTCAGGACTGGTGAGAGACTAGGAGACAGATTTCCCTGCTAGACAGAGAGAAGAGCCAAAACAAGGTATTAAAGATGGTGAGCTTTTAAggcttcttcctcatcctcctcaccTGGGACAAATGCCTGGAGCTTAAAGGAAGGCCTTTTAGACCTTTTTTTCTACCAGCAAGCCTTCTGCTGATGGACTGACCCAACAAGATCCAAGCTTGATCAGAATTTGTTTCACAAGAGTTGTGGACTAATCAATCCTATCTTTCTTCAATCAATCCAAGAAGAAAAACTCTTCAGAGACTTTTAAAAACCCAGCTCTCTAGAAGAGACTAGTTTTTTTCAGCTTTCCAAGTCCCCCCTCAGATTTGCAGagattctttctctgtgtctgctgcATGGATTTGCTTCCTCAACCCCACCAAACACCTTCTTCAACTGTGTTCTAGATTTCTCCACTGCTACCTGTCTCAATAGAAATGTTTTCCTAGCTTTTAATTGTTTAACTGCCAGAGAAAATGAACCTGATCAAGACCCCTAGACTGTATCACTGGAGTTTTAACCCAGGACCTTTCCGTACACTGGTCTCAGTGGCAGAATCACtaagccacatcctcagcccatAGCCAGACTGAACATCCCTTCCTTGTTTCACCTGAGTGGCTGACTTTGTTTCTCGAACACAGCAACCAAGAGATTGAATTTGATGGTGGTGTTAAAGGAAGCACACCAGAAATGACCACTCAAATACAGTTCCTATAGCCAAATGAATGTCTTCATTCCAGTGGCTGGGACTACACTCAAGTATTCGAGGACCCAAGTGTAGCTTTGACCATTTAGAACAAAAGGCCCTTTTAAAGGTAAAAATCACATCATCATATCTTACTTTGAAGCTGCAGGGAGAGGTTTTTGcacaagcaagcagtttaacagaagctaagttaGCTCAGAAATCTTAACCTTGGGTTCCTGGAATAGAGTTGAGTAATTTGCCATGGGATTCTCCATCAAGAAAATCAAGTTAAACCTGAAATGTCCTTAGCAAAAGTATAAGATGGTAGTACCACTGCACTCTCTTGTCCAGTCTCAGTCTCCACATGTTCTATAGGCATGAGTCAAATTGTTGATTTGTCTTTTTCTAGGCAGACATAGTTGGTTCTAAGGACTAGTAGCTTATCCAAGTTTATACTCTATTTGATGTAGTTGGCTATGCAGTTGATGCAGGGTCCCACTCTTAGCCTGATCAGAATATGAATCAATGGTACCACTAATATTTAGAGTATGGTGGTCAGCCTTGGGGACCAGACAAACAGAGACTGATACTGTTGGTAACAAGGGAAAAAAACTTGTTCTAAGTACTATACCACttcattttcagactccatttaatcgtagaaagaaattgaattcAAAGTCCCAGGCCCTAACAGGAGCTGGGGACTTCCCTAGAGCTGAGCAGATTCTGTTATaaacagttgtctgagtccagacATCTCAGAGACAACTTATAAGGAGACAGTTGTTTGAGTCCAGCCACCTTCAAACAAGTTCATATTCCCAGGCCTAGTAATGAAAGCCTATCCCACTTctccaaatgttttttttttcttaattgtctgTTAACTGGTAAAGGATATAGAAAGTGCTGTTATCTAAACCAAGATGGGTAAGTTATAAAATATAACCAGTTGACTATTATGCCTTAATTGACTAAATGCAACTTGCCCACTCCGTTGTTTCCTTATCATTCTAAAATTCTTGTCCAGAGTCCAGAAGGGGACCTGGCTGCAAAAAGTTGAATTAAGGACCTTGAAGCCTTGGATATAGCCCAGTCTCCAATGGGTACTCCCCTGCCTAACCTGTAATGTCAAAAGACAATTAGATAACACTTCAGCTTCCTCCCaactctacccccccccccgccccacttTATGTTCCCATCCTTTAAAAAAGTTGTACAACCCCCTTTGAGGATGTGATTCAGATCCCAAACTGGCCACCTTCCTGagcactcaaaaaaaaataaagcttccatttttaatcttttgtctCTGACGTGAGTTTTCTCAGCTTCCACACCAAACCCAATAGCTACCAAGGATCTGGTTTACATCTCCTTTCTTTGAGGTTTTCTATGACCATGTCAAGATTGCCCCTAATTACCACTGATTGGTTGTCATAGAAACGGCAAGTTTCTCCTAAGGCTATAAAAGTTCTCCCTGATTGAAAAAACAGAATGTCCAGCATCCTTCAGTTCATCAGGTAGTCCTCAGGGACTACCTCTGAGAGGAAGTCAGTTTAGCAATCCAGCCTGGAAATAGAATTCTCCAAATGATGTGGGTCTGATTCTCAGTTCTCTAAAGTTTTGGTTTCCAACAATCAGGGCTAAGATGCCTATGGCAGTTGCACTGGCAATTCCTGCCCCTCCTAGgatcaaaataaaaattgggaGCTGTTCAATCTTCATTAACAGAGTCAAGGCAAATATGGACTCTCCCTGATTCTCTTTTATGAGCATATACATTGGGGAATAACATAAACCAGTATACATATAGTGGGTGTGAGGCTTTCCAGTGAGTTGGAGGTGGCACAGTTTAGTCAAACTGTTAGCACAAACAAGTAATTTGAGGACTTGATACAGGCACACTGTTCTTGGTAGGGTGACTCACCATTGGCATACATTTCTGAAGGCCTTTTTCTAGCCAGTCTTCTCTACAACCTGATTTCCTGACCCTCATCTAGACCCATATTGCTCTACTCCTGGAAGGAGGCATAAGAAAGCAGAGATACACCTGAAAAGTAGAGTTTCCCATCCTTGCCTTTTATGAATTTCCATGTCCAGGTTTGAGGCTCGACATCACAGTTTAGTAAACTCTGGTCACTCTTATCTTCAAGGGGTCTGGGGTCCACGTGACCATCCCTCTGTTGTCATCCTCCCTGGCCTTTTTTCAAGCAATGACACCAGCTACTTTTACAGCAGTTAGGGTGGTGAGGATGCCTGGGTAGGTTCCAGGGTCTAAGCAGAGATTCTTTTTAT
Encoded here:
- the Abhd17c gene encoding alpha/beta hydrolase domain-containing protein 17C; translated protein: MPEPGPRMNGFSLGELCWLFCCPPCPSRIAAKLAFLPPEPTYTVLAPEQRAPAPAATPAPAPAAQPAPAEEGAGPGACSLHLSERADWQYSQRELDAVEVFFSRTARDNRLGCMFVRCAPSSRYTLLFSHGNAVDLGQMCSFYIGLGSRINCNIFSYDYSGYGVSSGKPSEKNLYADIDAAWQALRTRYGVSPENIILYGQSIGTVPTVDLASRYECAAVILHSPLMSGLRVAFPDTRKTYCFDAFPSIDKISKVTSPVLVIHGTEDEVIDFSHGLAMYERCPRAVEPLWVEGAGHNDIELYAQYLERLKQFISHELPNS